The Halorussus gelatinilyticus genome contains the following window.
GTCGGTCGAGAGTTGCGCGCGGACCACCGCCGTCACCTCGTCGCTCGACAGGTCGCCGAGCCGCGAGTCCTCGCCGAGCGTCTCCATGATGGTCTCGGGTTGCTCGTTGAACGTGAACTCGATGAACATCCCGGAGGAGGGACCGTGGCTCTTGCGCTCGGACTCCACGATGGAGTAGGTCGTCAGCTCCTTCATCTTGTTCACGTAGGTCTCTTGGTGGTACTGGTCGGCGTCGAGTGCGTCCGTGAGGAAGCGATAGACCTGATAACCGGTCGTGCTTCGAGCGGAGCTGTTCCCGGCCTCGTCGGCGACTGCGGCCGTGGCGTAGAGACAGAGCTTCTTCTGGGTGCTGATGCCGCGCGTCACTTCGAGGACGCGGTTGCGTTCGACCTTGTCCTGTGCTTTCCGGACGTGCTGTTCGCCCACTCTGTCGGCCCCCTCACGTTCCGCGAGGTCGCCCGCCACGCGCATCAGGTCGATGGCCTTCCGGGCGTCACCGTGGTTCTGCGCGGCGAACGCGGCGGCGAGCGGAATCACGTCGTCCTGCAACACGTCGTCGTGGAAGGCGTCTTCCCGATGGCGGAGGATGGCACGCAGTTGGTTGGCGTCGTAGTCGTCGAAGTGAACGTCCTCGGGCGTGAACGAACTCAGCGCCCTGCTCCCGACCGATTCGAGCATCTTCGTGTCGTTCGTAATCGCGGCGATGGAGACCTGCGCGGTGATGTCGTTGCTCGACCCGGCGCGCGACAGTTGGTAGAGCAGTCGGGAGAAGGCGGGTTGGTCCTTGTCGCGCCGCCCGACGAGCATGTCGAGTTCGTCGAGGACGAAGACGACCGTATCGTAGTTCTCGTTGACCAGTCGGTAGAGTTCCCGCCACTTCTCCTTGGTCGAGACGCCGTGCTGTGGCACTTCGACCGGGACGCCAGCTTCGTCGGCGACCTTCATGGCGAGTTCGTAGACTGCCGACCCGAGCGTCCCGATGTCTTGGCAGTTCATCTCGACGACGCCGAACCGAATGCCCCGACTGTCGCAGAGCCGACCGATGTTCTCGCAGACCGCGTTGATGATGAGCGACTTCCCCGTTCCCGAGGGACCGTAGAGAAAGAGGTTCGGCGGGCGGTTGTCGCCGATGGCGACCCGGAGCATCTTCGTGACCTGCGTCAACTGCTCGTCCCGGCCGACGATGCGCTCCTCTTCGACCACCTCGTTCGGGTTGAGCAGCGACCGGTTCCGGATGAGTGACTGCTGTTCGTCGAAGTCCAGCAGCATCTCCTCGATGGACTTCGACCCCTTCTCTGCTTCGGCGTCGATTACTCGCTCGGCGGTGGTCGCGGCTCTCTTCTCGTCGGGGTCGGTGTCTTTCGTCGCGTCGGCGTCCGTCGCTGCCCCCTGCGAGTCGCTGGAGTGTGAACCGCTCTCGGCGTCGCGGAGAGAAGCGTCCCCCTCTTCGGTAGGTCCCACTGAGGCGTCAGAATCCATGCTTCGGGCATCTCGTTCCTCGCATTAAACCTTGCCGTTATCGAAGTGTGTTCACCCCGCACGTTCGACTACGATACCGGATTCGGCGGTCTCCGCGCTCTTCGTTCGACATCTCGCGCGGTGCTGACGAAGTGTTCGATGCGGGAGGCGTGGTCGGTCGTCTCGACCGGGGGTCGAACGTTCGTTCGAGAGAGACACACCTCTATCGAAGTGTTCTGGGAGGGGTGGAGGGGTGGGAGAGGTATCGTTCGCAGGGGGTTCGGAGATTCGCCGCCGGTATGTCGGTGAGGTCGCCGATTAGACGCACTCACGAGGTCTGTAGAACGGTACGTACACCTCCTTACGCAGAACTCACACCCACCCCTATCGAAGTGTTCGATGTGTTCTGTCTATCTAGCGAAGTCGAAAAGAAAGAGGGAGGAAAGAAACGAAAGGGAAGCAGAGTTTTGACCGACTTTCGCCGTCAGACGCTGACTGTCCACCTCAGGCTCGACACTGAAACACTTCGATAGAGGTGCCCGTCCCTCGTCTTCGGCCGTTCGATACCCTCGCTCCGTTCGACACACTTCGATAGACGTGTCCACGAACCCGAGCAGTCGGAAGCGCGACTCGTCCACTGCTCACCGCCTACCGACCGAACACTTCGATAGAGGTGTGTAACTGAATCTCTCCCCAGTGCCGATTACAAATCGATAGAGGTGTCTCCGCGCTGGTCCCGCAGACGGTCACTCGTAGGGGTACCGCGCCTGTTCGCCGCAGTCGCAGGTGACGACGACGTGGCCGTCCTGCAATCTGACGCGGGCGTTCTTCCCCGGTCGGAGGTAGACGTCGCAGACGTCGCAGGTGAATCGCTTGAACTCCTTCGGGAGCGAAATTCGGTTGCGCTCGGCCAGTCTGCGCGCGAGGCGAACGTAATCTCTGGCGCGGTCGTCGTGACACTCCGCGGCGGCGTCGCGGGCGAGCGAGGCGAGTCGCTCGATGCGCTCTTCGGCTATCGTCATGAAGTATGGGAATGGGGGGTGGGGGGTTTCCGGGGCGAGACAGGACAAGGATAGAAGGTTCCTGTGTTGCCCCAAGGGGGTAATTCTCGGTACGACTAATATAGTTTTTGGTTTCTCCTTGTTGGAATCGACTAGACCCTGACCCTTCCATCATTCGGCGCTCCGGCTCACGGAAACCTGCTTAGACGTAGCGAACTGACGCCTCCGCGTTCGAATCGTTCGGGGTCACGCCGTTCCGGTAGGGTTTTGTCGCGGCCGACGCATCGCTCGGACAGTGACACGGCCGTACAGTCCCGAAATTGGGTCTCTCGGTGCGAGAATCCGACGGCGAGGAGTTCGACCACGAGAGCGACGAGAGGATCGACTACGACGATGAAAGTGAGTCACTACTTCGAGTGGGAGGAGTACATCACGGGCGGGCACGCCCAGTCGGTGGACAACCAGCGCAAGATCATGGACCGACACGGCATCGAGTACACCGCCGAACCGACTCTCGACGCCGACCTACTTCACCTCAACAACATGGGGCCGAAGTCGCTATACTACGCCAAACGGGCGCAGCGCGCCGACGTTCCGGTCCTCGTCCACACCCACCAGACCGCCGAGGATTTCGAGGAGAGTTTCGCGTTCTCGAACGTCCTCGCCAAGCCGATGAAGCCCTACCTGCGCTACGCCTACTCGTTGGCCGACCACCTCGTCTGTCCCTCCGAACACAACCGCCGCGTCATCGAGGAGTACGCCGACGCGCCCAAGACCGTCATCAGCAACGGGTTCGACCCCGAGAAGGTCGCGGGGTACGACGACGCGGACCTCCGCCAGACGTATCTGGACCGCTACGACCTCGACCCGCCGGTCGTCTTCAACGTCGGCCACGTCATCAAGCGCAAGGGACTGGAGGCCTTCGTGGAGACCGCCCGCGCGATGCCGGACCTCGATTTCGTCTGGTTCGGCTACCTCAACCCGGCGGGCGGGGAACTCGACCGCTTCCTCAAGAGCAGAGACACCAAGCGACTCGTCGAGAGCGCGCCCGACAACTGCCAGTTCACGGGCTACGTCGAGGACATCGAAGGCGCGTTCGCCGCGGGCGACGCGTTCTTCTGGCCGAGCAAGAACGAGAACGAGGGCATCGCCCTGCTCGAAGCGATGTCCTGTGGCAAACCGCTGGTCATCCGCGACATCCCGACCTACGACTGGCTGGACGACGGTACCCACTGCCTCAAAGCCAGTAACGAGTCGGCCGACGCCGCGACGGCCGCCGACGAGTTCGCCGACGCGCTGGACCGACTGCGCGACCCCGACCTGCGCGAGGAGTTGGGAGCCAACGCCGCCGAGAAGAGCCGCGAGTTCGAACTCGACGCCGTCGGCGAGAACCTCGTGTCACTGTATCAACAGCTGGCGTGACGGCTCGCTTTCGACGGCTCATCCCCGACGCTCGGCCGTGAGCGAACTTCAAAAGTACTTAACTACCGGTTACCAAAGTGGCCAACAATGGAACAGGTCGCCGCGTTCACCGACACCTATCTGCCGACGGTCAACGGCGTGACGTACACCATCGCGTCGTGGCGCGAGCGGTGGGAACGGGCGGGCGGCCGGATGGACGTGGTCTACCCCAACGCCGACGGCCACCGGCCGAACGACGGCGAGCATCCCGTCGGGAGCCTCCCGTTGCCGTTCTACGACGGCTTCCACGTCGGCACGCCGAAGGTGCCGAAGGCGGTCCGAGACGCCGAGGTCGTCCACGCCCACACGCCGTTCAACATCGGCGTCGGCGGCCTGCGCCTCGCCCGGAAGAAGGACGTGCCGCTCGTGGCCTCCTATCACACCCCGACCAGCGAGTACGCCGAGTACATCTCGCCGACCGATTCCATCGCGTCGCTGGTCGGCCGGGTGTCCGAAGCCTACGAGCGGTGGTTCTACGGCCGGGCCGACGCGGTACTCGCTCCCTCCGCGGCGACGCGCGACCACCTGAAGTCGGAGGTCGGCGTGGACACGCCCGTCGAAGTCGTGCCCAACGGCATCGACACCGAGCGGTTCCGGCCCGTCGAGACCGACGAGTTCCTCGCGCGCCACGACCTCCGGGGCGAGCGCCCCCTGATAGGCTACACCGGGCGACACGGCTACGAGAAGCGCCTCGCGGAACTCGTCGCGGCCGCGGCCGACATGGACGTGACGGTCGTCTTCGGTGGCGACGGTCCGGCCCGCGAGGACTTGGAGGAGCAAGCCGAAAAGCTCGGTGCCGACGCGCGGTTTCTCGGGTTCCTCGACCGCGAGGAGATGCCCGCGTTCTACAGCGCGCTCGACGTCTTCGCGTTCCCGAGTCCGGTCGAGACGCAGGGACTGGTCGCGCTAGAGGCCAACGCCTGCGGGACGCCCGTCGTGGGCGCGAACGCGGGCGCGCTGGCCGGCACCATCGACCACGGCGAGACCGGCTATCACTACGAGAGCGGCGACATCGAGGACTTCTGCGACGCGATTCGCCGGACGCTGGACGAGCGCGACGACCTGCGCGAACGCTGTCTGGCCCGGCGCGACGAGGTGAGCGTCGAACACGCGGTCGATAAGTTGCAGGACGTGTACGACCGCATCCGATGACCGTCTTGCGCTGAAGTTCTACAGTTCGACGCGTTCCACGAGGTTGTTCTCGCCGTCGCGGATGTTGACCGCGACGATACGGATGTCGTCTTCGAGTCCCGAGTCGCGGAGTTTCGCCTTCAGCAGGTTGTCGATCTGATAGACGCCCGCGGCGTTCAACATCTCTATTTCCACGAGGACGGGCACGGTGTCGCCCTGTCGCAGCGAGACGCGCTGGATGGCCTGACTGGAGACGGTGTCGATGCCCCGGCCGCCCTTCTCGTAGGGCATGCGCGACCGGCCCTTCTCCATGTCGAGCGCGTCGGCGACGCGGACGACGCCCGCCTCGGTCGTCAGCGGGTCCTCCTCGGTGTGGTGACAGAGAATCGCGTGGAGGACCTCGCCCTTGACGCGGACGACCTCCTCGGTGTCGTAGAAGTCGAACTGGGGGAGGATGCGGTCCAGCAAGTCGGCGGCGAGCGGAATCGACCAGTAGGCGTGTTCGTCGCGGTGGACGACGTGACCGATGTCGTGGATGGTCGCCGCCAGCGCGACGATGACGCTCTCGTCGGCCTCGTCGAGGCCCTGTTCGGACGCGCCGTTGAACTCGATGCCGCCCTTCTTGAGCAGGTCGTACAGACCCAGCGCGCGGTTCCGGACGATGGAGATGTGCTTGCGCCCGTGGTCGTTGTACCCCTTCCGGACGACGGGGTTGACGTTCTGGGCGTCGAGGTAGGCCTGAATCTCGGGGTCATCGTGGACGAACTCCAGCACCTCGTTGAGTCGCTCGTCGGGGAAGGCGTGGTCGGCGTCGGGGTCGTAGGTACGACTCTCGTCGTCCGCTTGTTCGGTCTCGGGTTCGCTCATACCGGATAGTCGTGCCCGAGCCGAAAAAAGTCTCGGCTAAGCGAATTTCGGTCGGCGAACTACCAATCCCGAGTTCGGCTTCGAGCGTCCACGGGTGGGCGAATCGCCGCCGACAACGAGTCCCGTGAACCCCCGCCGACTGCAGAAACCCTCGCCGACTACAGAACGTGCTGCGCCTGCGCTCGCGCTCGCGCGGTTACGCACGAGCGCGAGCGCAGACGCACGCCGGAAGACAACTCTACTGCACCGTTCGACTCGCGTCTTCCGAGTCGTCGCTTCGCTACGTTCAGCGAGGTGTTGGACGGTTCGGGGCGCGGTTGCGGTGCAGTGCGAGGCGGTGGAGTCACCGTCTCCCGGCGACCGAACTTCGAGAACCCCCGCCGAGAGCGACCCGTGCTTATTCGGCCGCCGCGTCCGCGACTTCCTCGTAGTCGGGCTCGACGCCGGGGTCGTCGCTGACCCACTTGTACGTGACTTCGCCGTCGCCGTCCACGACGAAGACGGCTCGCTTGGCGACGCCGTAGTACCCCATGTCCGCGAAGTCCATCTCGACGTCGTAGTCGTCGATAATCTCCTTGTTGGAGTCGCTGACGAGACCGAAACTCAGGTCCTGCTGGTCGCGGAACTCGTTGAGCGAGAACGGTGCGTCCACGCTGACGCCGTAGACGGTCGCGTCCTCGAAGTCGTCCAAGTTCTCCTCGAACGTGGCCATCTCGGTGGTGCAGACCCCGGTGAACGCGCCGGGGAAGAACGCGAGGACGATGGGTGCCTCGTCCAAGTTCTCCGAGAGCGTGAACTCCTCTACGTCGCCGTTTGCGAGCGGTGCAGCGAAATCCGGTGCGTCGTCTCCGATTTCGACCATGTGCGTCCGGGCGTAGGTGCGTCGGCGAAAAGACAGTTCCGAATCCCGCGACGGACGCCGAACGTGACACCACCTGTCGAGTCCGTGTCAGTCCGGTCGGTTTCTGCGAGAGGTCCGGCTGGCTCCGGAGTCGGACGGCGTTCGCGCCGCGCACGCCGAGTTCCCGCCGAAACGGGACCTCGAATCGTATTTACCGGTCGCTACGGACGCGTTCGGCCGGTTCTCACCGTCGCACAACGAGCAAAAAGCCTATAGTCCAGAATCAGTTATCCTCAGGTAGAGATGGTACAGATGATTCCACTGTTCGGACCCGTGCCCGGCGGGATGGAGATGATGGTCATCCTCCTCATCGCCGTCCTGCTGTTCGGCGCGAACAAGATTCCGAAGCTCGCCCGCTCGACCGGTGAAGCGATGGGCGAATTCAAGAAAGGGCGTCAAGAAGTCGAAGAAGAGCTCCAGGAGATGCAGGAAGGCACCACGGAATCGCTCAACACTGACAGCGAACCGGTGACCGAGACGGACACCAGCACCGGCGACGCTGGCAGCGAATAACTCACCTCTTTTGCGGGGCGTGTGGCCTAGTGGATTAGGGCAGGAGGTTCCTAACCTTCTGACCGCGGGTTCGAATCCCGTCACGCCCGCTCGACTTCGCTTCGCTCAGCCGAGCGGGCGTGACGTAGTTCGCAAACAAACGCGTTTGCTCACTCCCGTCACGCCCGTTCTCGTGGCGAGCACCGCGAGACCGAAAACGAAGCGTGCGGGTACGAACCCTGCGAATCACAGCCCGGAACGGCGTTCGCGCCGCGCTATCGCTCCTCGCGCACGGTGGAATCCCCGTGACGAACGGCCTGCTCCTGCGACCGCAATGTTCCGCGATGACGACCGTACCGTTACGGGATTCTGCATCCTCGACAATGGAGAAACAAAAATAGTTGCTTGAAACAGAAGTAGTTGGTTTAGATATTGATTATTATATTCCTTCGCATTCGTATTCGGTCCGACAGTACGCAGTCTGCGCTCTCGCTCGACCGACTCGCGCGGAAACGACGCCCCGTGCGCCTGCGGCGGTCGGAATCGGAAGCCCCCGAACCACGACACCACGTCTCAGCGCTAGTTATCGAACCCTTCCGCGCCGTTCGGTCGTATGAATATACGGGTCAGCGTTACACCCGTAACCGCTCTACGAAGTAGTGATGACCGCGGCTCTCCAATCGACACAGGTGGTATCGTGATTTGGCAAGACCTCGTCTTCCTCGTCGGAAGCGTCTTCTCCATCGTCTTCCTCGCGCCGACGCTGACCGACCGCACAGCTCGCGTTCCGCTCGGGACGAGTCTGCCGTCGGCGGCGCTCGGCGTCGTCTACGGCGCGAGTTTCTACAGCATGGGCATGGCGTTCTCGGCGTCCGGGTCGTTCGTGACCGGCATCCTCTGGGCGGCCATCGCCGCGTTGCGCTCGCCGTCCGTGACCCTCGGTCTCTTCGACCGCGTTCCGGCGTTCGAGACGCTGCGTTCGGACTGATTCCTCGCCGGTAGGGATTGCTCTCGTCGCTATCGGGTGTTTCGCCGTTCGAAAAATGAATCTCGTTCTCCGCCGTTCGAAACGCGTCGAATCGTCGCCGACTACAGGAACGCGAACTGGGTGTCGCGTCGGTGGACTCGACCGCGTTTCACGTCGGTTGCTGTGCGTCCGGTCCGCGTCTGAGAGACTACGTACATCGTAATTCTTCGAACGTGCCGGCCGAATATTAATCTACTCGGATAATCATACACATACACATGCGGGGGAGATTCTCACCCATCGAACGCGCGAAAACGCGGCTCTCGCGGCTTCGCTACGGTTCCGTCGGGTAGTCATCGAAGCGGACACTCGTCGAGCGTCGAGTCCACCAGTTTCGGTAGCCTTCGACACGACGACTCCCGAACGGTTTCCGCGCGAGCGCCGGCGGCGCTCGCGCGCGAATCGTCGAAGAAAGAGAGTTCGATTACGAAACGCGAGGTTCGGCTCGGCGGACCGCTCTACCCGTCGCCGTGTTCGTCGGTGATGACGACTTCGCCGTCCTGCACGTCCACGTTGATGAGCGTCTCGACGACGACCTTTTCCTGCGCGAGCGCCCTCGGCGCTCGCTTGCAAAACGTCGATGAAAAGGAGCTCAGTAACGCTACCCGTCGCCGTGTTCGTCGGTGATGACGACTTCGCCGTCCTGCACGTCCACGTTGATGAGCGTCTTCACGTCGTAGTCGGTGTCGTCCAGTTCGTTCGGTCCCTCCTTCTTGATGACCGCGACCACGTCGGCCACGTCCGCGCCGATGTGTTCGAGCGCTTCCGTGATGGCCTTCATCGTGCCGCCGGTGCTGAGAACGTCGTCCAGCAGCAGTACCCGGTCGCCCTCGTGGACGTTGTTGACGTACATCTCGTTCTCGCTGTAGCCCGTCTGCTGGGAGAGCGCGACCTCGCCCTCCAGTCCGTACTCGCGCTTGCGGATGACGACCAGCGGGATGTCGGTCATCAGCGAGACCGCGGTCGAGATGTGGATGCCCATCGCCGCGGGCGTGACGATCTTGTCCACGTCCTCCAGCTCCGCCTTTCGGATAATCTGGATGACTATTTCTCGGAGCAGTCCGGGTTCGAGAACCGGAATCCCGTCGCTGATGGGGTGGACGAAGTAGTGATAGCCGTCTTTCTCGATGATCGGCGCGTCGAGCAGAGACTGCTTCAGCTTATCCATGTCGGAGGTACTCGACACGGCAATAAAAGGTGACGGTATATCGCGGCGCTGTGCGGGTGGTTCTCGATGTAGTGTAACTGAACTCACGCAATTCGCTCCCGACCCCGATTTGAGAACTGTTAAGTCCGGTCCGAAGTCACTCTCGGATGTGCAACCGACACCGGACCCGGCAGCGTCGGCGGTCCTCGCCGTCGTGTTCCTGCCGTTCGTAGCGGCCGCGCTGGTGCCGCTCGTCTACCGCGCGCTGGGCGAGCGCACCGCGTACTTCGCGGCCGCGGTCGCGCTGGCCTGCTTCGGACTCGTGGCCAGCCAGTACGGCACCCACGGCACCGTGAGTTTCCCGTGGATTCCCTCGCTCGGGGTCTCGGTGAGCTTCTACGTCGATGGCCTCTCGTTACTGATCGGCTTTCTGGCCAGCGGCGTCGGCGTGCTCATCCTGACCTACTCGGGCGGGTACATGCACGGCGAACCGGGCCAGCCGAAGTACTACGCGGCGCTGCTCGCGTTCATGGGGTCGATGCTCGGCGTGGCGTTCGCCGCCGACCTCATCGCACTGTTCGTGTTCTGGGAACTGACCAGCCTCTCGTCGTTCATCCTCATCGGTCACTACCAGCGCCAGAAGAGTTCGCAGTACGCCGCCCGCAAGTCGATGCTCATCACCGTCTCGGGCGGCCTGTTCATGCTCGTGGGATTCCTGTTGCTCCACGCGGTCACGGGCGAGTTCAGCATCGTCTACATGCTGGAGAACCCCGAACTCGTGCAGGAGGAACTCCGACAGGCCGGGCTGTTCCTGCCCGTCCTCGGTCTCATCGGGGTCGGCGCGGCCGCCAAGTCCGCGCAGGTCCCGCTCCACATCTGGTTGCCGAACGCGATGGAGGCACCCACGCCGGTCTCGGCGTTCCTCCACTCGGCGACGATGGTCAAGGCGGGCGTCTACCTGCTCGGGCGCTTCCGACCCGTGCTGGTCAGCCACGAGTGGGAAGTCGCGTTCGCCGTCCTCGGGCTGACGACGATGACCGTCGCCGCCATCCTCGCGGTCGGCGCGACCGACATCAAGGAACTGCTGGCGTACTCGACCGCCAGCCACCTCGGACTCATCGTCGCCGGGTTCGGTTTCGTCTCGGACCTCGGCGGCGAGACCGGCGCGTTCCACATCATCAACCACGCGACGTTCAAGGCCGCGCTGTTCCTCGTCGCGGGTATCATCGCGCACGAGGCCGGGACCCGGAAGATAGACAACTTGGGCGGGCTGAAAGACGACCTGCCCATCACCGCCGCAATCGCGGCCGTCGCGTCGCTCGGGATGGCCGGGGTGCCGCCGTTCAACGGCTTCTACTCGAAGGAACTCCTCTTCGAGGCGGCGTGGGAGACGGCGACGCACGCGGGCGGTCTCGCGTGGCTCTACCCCGTGGTGGCCGTCTTCGGGAGCGTCTTCACGTTCCTCTACTCCATCCGGTTCCTGATGCTGTTCTTCGGCGAGAAGCCCACGGGCCTCCACAAGGTCCACTCGCCGCCCAAAGCCATGCTCGCGCCGCCGCTCCTGCTCGGGATTCTGGCGGCGCTGGTCAGCGTCGGCGGCGTCCTCGGCACGTTCGGATTCCACTTCGAGCCGTTCGACCACTTCGTGACCGAGGTCTGGGCCAGCACGGTCGCGCCCGAGGCCGACCTCCACGGCGGCTTCAGCTACCACGTCCCGACCCACATCACGCCCGCGGTGGCGATGAGCGCGGTGACCATCGCCCTCGGCGCGGCCGCCTACCCGTTCTACGACCGGCTTCACCGCGGCGTGAACCGGATTACCGACGTGGACCTCCTGCGCGCGAACTGGTACTACGATTCGACGGTCTTCGGCCTGAACGACTTCAGCGACACCGCCGCCGAGACCGTCCAGAACGGCCTTCTCCGGACCTACGCGACGTGGGCGATGGCCTCGGTCGCGGCGCTCGCGCTCGCCGGATACGCCGCATCGGGCGTCGCACTCCCGGATTTCACTGGGTTCGCCGTTACGGTCCCCATCGCGCTCGTACTGGGCGTCGCCATCGTCGGCGCGGTCGCGGTGTCGCTCGCGCCCTCGCACATCTCGGGCGTGCTGACCCTCTCGATTCTCGGGTTCATGGTCGCGGTGTTCTACGTTCTCGCGTCGGCCCCGGACCTCGCGCTGACCCAGTTAGTCGTCGAGACGCTCACGCTGGTCATCTTCCTGCTCGTCCTCGACAGACTCCCGGCGTTCTACGGGAACGCGGGCCGCGGGAAGATGCTTCGCGACGGCGTGCTGTCCGCGGTCGTCGGCGCGACGGTGTTCGTCACCGTGCTGGTCTCGACGGCCGCGTCGCCCGACGATTCCATCGCGAACTTCTTCACCGACCCCGCGGTGACGGTCGAGGAGGCGGGCGGCCACAACATCGTCAACGTCATCCTCGTGGACTTCCGGGCGTTCGACACCATGGGCGAGATTTCGGTGGTCGCAATGGCCGCCCTCTCGGTGCTGACGCTGGTCGCCATGCGTGAACGAGGTGAGACTCAATGAGTACGGTCATCGCACGAACGGTCACGCGCACAGTCGTACCGATAATCCTCGTGACCGCCGTCGCCCTGCTGTTGCAGGGCCACAACCTCCCCGGTGGCGGGTTCATCGGCGGGGTGTTGACCGTGACGGCGTTCGCGCTGATATACGTCATCTACGGGCTGGACTACCTCGAAGAGGAACTGCTCCACCAGAACCGCGAGACCATCATCGAGTCCATTCAGCACGGCATCGTCGGGAACTACCAGATAGCCTTCGGCGTCGGACTCGCGGTCGCCGCGGTCGCGGGACTGGTACCCATCCTGTTCGGGTCGAACTTCCTCTATCAGGACTTCTGGGTCCTCCACCATCTGCCCATCTACGGCGAACTGCACGTGGCGAGCGCACTCGCGTTCGACCTCGGCGTCTACTTCGTCGTGGTCGGAGCGCTCCTGACCATCCTCGCGGTGGTGGGAAGCGAATGACGCAGTTCGTCCTCGCGGGCGTGCTGGGCGTCCTGTTCGCGCTGGGGACGTTCCTCGTCCTGCGCCGCGACGTGGTCCGGGTCGTCTGGGGCGTCACCATAATCAGCCAGTCGGCGAACGTCTACCTCGTCACGATGGGCGGCCTCTCGGGGAGCGTCCCCATCCTCGGCGGGCACGGCGGCGGCCACGGTGCGGGCGTCACGGACCCGCTGGTGCAGGCGCTCGTGCTGACCGCCATCGTCATCGGCTTCGG
Protein-coding sequences here:
- a CDS encoding sodium:proton antiporter → MTQFVLAGVLGVLFALGTFLVLRRDVVRVVWGVTIISQSANVYLVTMGGLSGSVPILGGHGGGHGAGVTDPLVQALVLTAIVIGFGTTAFALVLTYRVYEEHGTIDLLELGEKA
- a CDS encoding MnhB domain-containing protein, translated to MSTVIARTVTRTVVPIILVTAVALLLQGHNLPGGGFIGGVLTVTAFALIYVIYGLDYLEEELLHQNRETIIESIQHGIVGNYQIAFGVGLAVAAVAGLVPILFGSNFLYQDFWVLHHLPIYGELHVASALAFDLGVYFVVVGALLTILAVVGSE
- the mbhE gene encoding hydrogen gas-evolving membrane-bound hydrogenase subunit E; translated protein: MQPTPDPAASAVLAVVFLPFVAAALVPLVYRALGERTAYFAAAVALACFGLVASQYGTHGTVSFPWIPSLGVSVSFYVDGLSLLIGFLASGVGVLILTYSGGYMHGEPGQPKYYAALLAFMGSMLGVAFAADLIALFVFWELTSLSSFILIGHYQRQKSSQYAARKSMLITVSGGLFMLVGFLLLHAVTGEFSIVYMLENPELVQEELRQAGLFLPVLGLIGVGAAAKSAQVPLHIWLPNAMEAPTPVSAFLHSATMVKAGVYLLGRFRPVLVSHEWEVAFAVLGLTTMTVAAILAVGATDIKELLAYSTASHLGLIVAGFGFVSDLGGETGAFHIINHATFKAALFLVAGIIAHEAGTRKIDNLGGLKDDLPITAAIAAVASLGMAGVPPFNGFYSKELLFEAAWETATHAGGLAWLYPVVAVFGSVFTFLYSIRFLMLFFGEKPTGLHKVHSPPKAMLAPPLLLGILAALVSVGGVLGTFGFHFEPFDHFVTEVWASTVAPEADLHGGFSYHVPTHITPAVAMSAVTIALGAAAYPFYDRLHRGVNRITDVDLLRANWYYDSTVFGLNDFSDTAAETVQNGLLRTYATWAMASVAALALAGYAASGVALPDFTGFAVTVPIALVLGVAIVGAVAVSLAPSHISGVLTLSILGFMVAVFYVLASAPDLALTQLVVETLTLVIFLLVLDRLPAFYGNAGRGKMLRDGVLSAVVGATVFVTVLVSTAASPDDSIANFFTDPAVTVEEAGGHNIVNVILVDFRAFDTMGEISVVAMAALSVLTLVAMRERGETQ